In the genome of Paenibacillus sp. GP183, the window CATCCGTATGAGGCGCATGAGGATTATACAAGCCGCGATTTGCTCCTGTAAGGTTTGTTTCCCGTTCACTGCCTTTGGTGCCTATTGCAGTATTGTCGATTTGAATGGCTACATAAGCATTTTGGTCCGTCAGCATCACAATCGCAGTATTCACTCCATTCAGCGCAGCTACCTGGTTCGATAAAAATTGGCTGAATTCCAGCTTATTATTATTATGAGTAACGGGTCCATAAAGCTGCCCAGTCTGGTAAGCCCGTTCCGTATCCACTGCATTTTCATGCGGAGAACCAAAGCTGTGGGTGTCCGGCATTGTCCCGTATTTCTTCCCCGCATCACTACAAGCGGATATAAGGAGCAGCAGGAATAGAGAGACCAACCATACGCGTTTTGAAAAGCTCATTCGACAAGCCTCCTGTTTCGACTTCTTTTTCCTAGGATGGTACTTCGCTTCATAATATATTCGATGGATAATAATCCAGCTTTTGTGAATAATGTTGATTGAATAAGACAATATAAAATCAACGCAAAAACATTGATGCAAAGCCTTTATAAGAACAATTTGTGAACTCGTCTACAGCGATTGACAAAAAGTTTTATCGAATTTATAGTTAATAAAGTGTGATTAGGTACATTGACAATGGCGAGTTTTGTGTGGTAAAAATATTGTTTTAAAAAGTGGGGTTGATACAATGATTCGATCGAAAAAGTTCTGGCGTCTAATACCCCTTTTTGCGGTAATGGCGTTCCTGCTGACTGCGTGCGGAAACCCAACTCTGTCTGCTCTAGAACCCAAAGGCCCAGTAGCCAAAGAACAGCTATATTTAATGAAATTAAGTCTCTCTATCATGATTTTGGTTGTGGTAGTGGTTTTCGCTATTTATTTATTCGTTTTAGTTCGTTTTAGGGCGCGTAAGGGCCAAACGGACCTGCCTAAGCAAGTGGAAGGCAATCATGTCTTGGAGATCATCTGGACTGTCATTCCGATCTTGCTTCTTTTGGTGCTTGCTGTACCGACTGTATCTTATACTTTCAAGCACTCGGCCGATCACACCAAAGACCAGAATGCCGTACATATCAAAGTCACAGCACATCAATTCTGGTGGCAGTTTGAATATCCGGACCTAGGCATTCAAACCGCTCAGGACCTGGTTATCCCTACGAATAAAACCATTGCGCTTGAACTTGTATCTGCAGACGTGAACCATGCTTTCTGGGTGCCTTCCCTTGCAGGTAAGGTAGATACAAACCCGGGTATTAGGAACACACTTTATTTGCAAGCAGATGAAGTAGCACTCTTTCAAGGAAAGTGTGCTGAGCTTTGCGGTGCCTCCCATGCTTTGATGGACTTTAAAGTCAACGCCAAATCACCAGCTGATTTTGACGCTTGGGCGCAGAAGATGAAAACTCCTTCAACTGTGCCGGCATCAGCTCAAGCCGGACAGCAGTTGTTTAAAGATAACTGCATGGCTTGCCATGCAGTTGATGTTGGCGGATTAGGCCTTGGGCCTAATTTGAACGGATTCGGTGATCGTTCCAAGGTAGCTGGTGTTTTGGACCACACACCTGAAAATATTGCTTTATGGATCAAGAATCCTCAGGATCAAAAGCCTGGTAATAAAATGCCCGCTTTCGGCAAAGCGGCCGGCGGCAGTCTGGATGATGCTCAAATTAATCAACTTGTCCAATATCTACAGAGCTTGAAATAAAGAACGGTAAAGGAGGTAAATACATTGGCTCATACTCACACAGCTAAAGGATACAGCGGTCTAATGGATTGGATTACAACTGTAGACCATAAGAAAATCGGCATTCTGTATCTGCTGGCAAGCGGCTTTTTCTTCCTTGTCGGAGGTTTCGAAGCCATTCTGATTCGAATCCAGCTTGCTTTTCCCAATCAGCACATTTTTGTCGGAGACACCTTTAATCAATTAACTACGATGCATGGAACAACGATGATTTTCTTCGCGGCGATGCCAGCCATCTTTGCTTTCATGAATGCGATCGTTCCTTTGCAAATTGGAGCAAGGGATGTTGCTTTCCCGTTCGTGAATGCGCTTGGCTTTTGGTTATTCTTCGTCGGCGGTATTCTGATGAATACCAGCTGGTTTTTGGGCGGAGCGCCTGATGCCGGTTGGACCGGATATGCTCCATTATCTTCAATTGCTGATAATGCCGGTAACTTTAAAGGTACTGACTTTTATGTGTTAGGCCTGCAGATCGCAGGTATCGGAACATTGATCGGCGGTATTAACTTCTTGGTTACGATTATTAACATGCGCGCACCGGGTATGACTTATATGCGGATGCCGATGTTTACCTGGACTGCACTTATCACTTCAGGGTTGATACTTCTTGCTTTCCCGGCCATCACGGTTGCTTTGGTTGAATTGATGTTCGACCGTATATTCAATGGAGCCTTCTTCGATGCGCCGCGAGGCGGTAATAACGTGTTATGGGAGCATTTATTCTGGATTTTCGGGCATCCCGAGGTTTACATCCTGATTCTCCCAGCTTTTGGTATTATTTCTGAAATCGTACCTACCTTCTCCAGAAAACGTTTGTTTGGATACAGCTCCATGGTGTTTGCAACTGTCTTAATCGGTTTCCTTGGATTCATGGTTTGGGTTCATCATATGTTTACAGCCGGCCTTGGTCCTGTAGCGAACTCGATCTTTGCCATAGCAACGATGGCGATTGCTGTACCGACAGGCGTTAAGGTCTTTAACTGGTTGTTCACCCTTTGGGGAGGGCAAATCCAATTTAGCACTGCGAACATGTGGGCAACGGCTTTTATTCCAACTTTCGTAATGGGAGGAACTACCGGGGTTATGCTGTCCATTCCCGCGGCAGACTTCCAATATCATGACACCTATTTCGTAGTCGCTCACTTTCACTATGTTATCGTAGGCGGCTTGGTGCTTGGATTATTCGCAGGAGCTTACTACTGGTGGCCAAAGATGTTTGGCCGCATGTTAAGCGAAACACTCGGAAAGATTCATTTCTGGACCTTCTTCATTGGCTTCCATTTGACGTTCTTCCCTCAGCATTTCCTTGGTCTTATGGGTATGCCGAGACGGGTATTTACTTACCAGCCGGGCTTTGGACTCGAAGAAGGCAACTTTGTCAGTACGATAGGCGCTTTCTTGATGGGAATCGGAACGATTGTATTCTTTATCAACATTATCGTAACAGCCAGAAAACCAGCCGATGCGCTTGCCGATCCTTGGGATGGACGGACGCTGGAGTGGGCCATATCCTCACCGGCTCCAGAGTATAACTTCAAGCAAACTCCACTGGTTCGCGGGTTGGATGCATTTTGGAAAGAGAAAATGGCAGGCAATAAGGAAATGACTCCGGCCGAACCGGTTGGATCGATCCATATGCCTTCGGGGTCCATCTTGCCTTTGGTTATGTCACTCGGCTTATTCATAGCCGGTTACGGGTTTATGTACCATACGTATTGGGTATCGGGCATTGGAATCGGCATCACCTTCATTGCCATGTTCCTTCGTTCCGTATATGATGATCACGGTTGGCACATTGAACCGGAAGAGCTTGAAGAGAAGGGGGTAAAGGTATGAGTACCCATACACACGCTGCTAATGGCGCTTTGCCTGCACAGCCGGAAACGGCTACCCTCGAAGGCAAAAACAAGGTTCTTGGCTTTTGGCTGTTTTTAGGCGCTGAGGTGGTACTATTCGGCTGCTTATTCGCAACCTATATTGCACTTCGCAACCAGGTGCCTGAGGGCCCGACCGCTCAAGAATTATTTGATCTCAAAACCGTGGGATGGTCGACCTTCATCTTGTTAACAAGCAGCTTAACCAGCGTGCTTGCGATCATAGGCATGCACAAGCAAAAACTCGGTATGTTGTTATTCTGGTTAGCCGTTACTGTACTTTTTGGATTATCGTTCCTTGGCTTGGAGATATATGAGTTCAATAAATATACTCAAGAAGGACACAAATTTGTCACCAGTGCATTCTCTACGTCTTTTTATACACTAGTAGGATTTCATGGTGGACACGTTGCTTTTGGAGTAACCTGGATTACATTGCTGATCTTGCAAGGATTGAAAAAAGGCCTTACTGTTGTGACAGCTCCCAAGTTTTACGTTGCCGCGTTATACTGGCACTTTGTTGACTTGGTCTGGGTATTTATCTTCACGGTAGTATATTTGATGGGGAAGGTAGGTCACTAAGATGAGTACTCATTCTGATGACACAGCCGCACCAAGCAAGCGTCAAAAACATGAATCACCGATGAACCATTATCTGTCTTACATTATGTCGATCCTGCTTACGATGTTGGCTTTTGCAGTTGTTATCTACGGCGGTCTGGATCGTTCCTTTATCCTGATTTTCATTGTTTCACTGGCGCTTGTCCAAGCCCTGATCCAGCTCTTGTTCTGGATGCATGCCAAGGAGCGGGGACATTTCATGCCACTATTGTTTTTGGGTGCAGGATTCTTTACAGCATTGACAGCTGTATTTGCAGCCGTATACTGGATGTGGTGGTAACAACTTAAAGAGGCGGCTTTGTTTGTACAAGGGGCCTCCTCTTTTTTTCTTGAAAACATGGTTGGAAGGAGCTGGTAATAATGGATCCAATGTATCAAGCTGCAGGATTTTTTGATCTCTGGAATCCTGTGCTTTTGCTCTTGGTTGTAGTAGTTGGGTTTGTCTACAGTAAGCTTGCTAATGCCAATAAGGAATCAATCAAAGGTGCCGAGCCGGTAAGTTTGCGCCAAAGGCTAGCCTTTCATACAGGTTTGACGCTATTTTATATCGGGCAAGGCAGTCCAATCAACTATATCGGACATCACTATTTGTTTAGTATCCACATGCTGCAGCAAACGATTTTATATTTGACGGTGCCCATCTTTATATGGACGGGATTGCCGGAATGGATGCTCAGGCCTTTGGTTAAAAATCGGTCGGTGCATGCCTTGTTATCTTTCTTCACCAAGCCTTTAGTTGCTATATTCATGTTTAATGTCTTACTATCGATCTATCATATGCCGTTTATTATGGATAGCTTAATGAAGCACTCTTTATGGCTGCTTGGCTATCACTTGATACTCCTGATTACGGCGTTCCTCATGTGGTTCCCGGTGTTCTGTCCGCTGCCTGAACTCAATCGACTTAGTGATTTGAGGAAGATTGCGTATATCTTCGCTAACGGGGTTATGCTTACACCGGCCTGTGCTTTGATCATTTTTTCAGACACACTACTTTATGAAATGTATACCAATGTTACGGTGCCTTTTTCCCATTTATCCCCCTTAGACGATCAGCAGTTGGGCGGAGTCCTTATGAAGATTATTCAAGAAATTGTTTATGGTTCGGTGCTTGCGTATGTTTTCTTCAGATGGTACCGCAGGGAACGACTGAAGGAACATGATGATTATCCGCAAGGCTACGAGCCTCAAGAAGATATGAACACTCCTCCAGGTAACTGGAATCGGGCATAAGGACGGGATCTTTGATGTATCTATTGCCAACAATCAGCACATTATTCATTGTGATAAGCGCCATATTCGTCGGCTTCGGCTGGTACCATATTCTTAAAGGCAACCGCAAAACGCATCAAAGGTTGATGGTAACAGGTGCTGTTTTTGCGCTAGCCTTCTTTATTATTTACGTGTCCAGAACACTGTTCGAGGGCAACACATCTTTTGGCGGACCGGAAAGCTTGAAGCTTCCGTACCATCTCTTCTTATTCTTCCATATCACTTTGGCTACGGTCGGCGGTGTACTAGGGTTGATAACCCTGTGGCTGGCTTACAAACAGAGATTCTTTAAGCATCGAAGATTCGGACGCGTCGCGGCTGTGATTTGGCTGCTGACTGCACCAACGGGTGTATTGGTGTATGTGCTCCTGTATATTCTTTATCCAGGCGGACAAACGAAACCGGTCATTGATGCGATATTCGGTCTTTAATCAAGCGTTCTTGTGATATTATCACAAGGACTTTTTTTGTCTTTTTCGCAAAATTCAAAGGATTGACAGAACCACGACTAAACCATTAGCTATTTGGCTAGTGGTATTTTTATTTCATTTCGTTAACTTTTTATTATCGTTTATGATGTAAGTTCACGTTAATTTGCGGCCAAAAAAAACCGAAAACATCTGAGGTGTTACAAATAACGTGAATTATAAGCAGGTGAAAGCAGTAGACGGGCTAAATATGACGATACAAAAGAATTATTGGGGAACGCGTGAGACCTGGATGCTTTAGCATTTATCGCAATGTCGGCTCGATTATACGTTAGTTGAGTGAGGTTTATAAATACAAGCTTGTAACAAGTACTTCAAAACTTATTTGTATTTTATATTTCACAAAAAAACCAGCCACCCTTTGAGTTTGCTGGTTTCTTGAACTTCAAAACTTTATTGTCGCCAAATATATCATTGTAGGATTTTGGTGATCGCCTATTTATTTGGGATGGAGGAAATTAGATGAATGAACCCTTCCTTGCTCCTGACTAAAGCATTACTTTGTAACCGTCATTAAAACTTTCCGTTGGCGTTTTTCCATTGATCTTTCGGCGGGATCGAGTCAATAATATCCCAATGCTCCGCGATTTTACCGTTTTCCAACCGGAACAGATCATATATGGCAGACGGCTTGCCGCCAAAATTCGCTTCGCTTACAGCTAAAACAAAGTTGCCCTCACCGATCACCATATGGATTTTATCATAACCGGAAATGACACCCTGCTTCGTCAAGCCATCCCCAATCATCGGATTATGCTGGATATAGTTGTCACCGTCAAAGTAGCTCGGCATTGCTCCGGGGTTCTTGCCTATCAAAACATCTTCTGCGAATTTTTTGACAAGCGCTTTGTTCGCCTCTGTCTTGTTCAGATCCGTAATCTTCGTCGCACCGTCAACCATGGTATGACCGCTTGGATTGAGTGCGGCTATATCCTGAAGGTTGTCCCAATGCTCAACGATCTTTCCGTTTTCAAATCTGAAAATGTCAAACAATGCTCTTTTGGAATTGAAGTGATGAACAAGCACATAATCTCCATCTTCGATTACCCTTATCATATCGCTCGTGCGGCCTGCTCCTTTTATTCGTTTGATTGCTCCGATCAGTGCTTCTCTTCCGTTGGCGAAACCAAGGTTATGTTGAATGTATTTGTCTGGGTTGACCCATTTCTCAATGGCCGCCGGGTCTCCGGTATCAAAGGTTTTCAAAACCGCGACCGCTTTTTCCTTATTGCTTGTTGTTATTTGTACAGATTGGGTCGAAATATCCCATGTTACCTGTTTGCCCAAGATTTGTTTGAAAAAATCCGCAGGAACGTATGTTTT includes:
- a CDS encoding YhcN/YlaJ family sporulation lipoprotein, with the protein product MSFSKRVWLVSLFLLLLISACSDAGKKYGTMPDTHSFGSPHENAVDTERAYQTGQLYGPVTHNNNKLEFSQFLSNQVAALNGVNTAIVMLTDQNAYVAIQIDNTAIGTKGSERETNLTGANRGLYNPHAPHTDAMDPSKLNIGVNNYETAKHHDQLSHRFKQQIAEKIRYLEPRLMDVYISANRDFINEMHGYARESWSGNSLLPYLTPFNQSVTKVFGTAQVLKD
- the coxB gene encoding cytochrome c oxidase subunit II translates to MIRSKKFWRLIPLFAVMAFLLTACGNPTLSALEPKGPVAKEQLYLMKLSLSIMILVVVVVFAIYLFVLVRFRARKGQTDLPKQVEGNHVLEIIWTVIPILLLLVLAVPTVSYTFKHSADHTKDQNAVHIKVTAHQFWWQFEYPDLGIQTAQDLVIPTNKTIALELVSADVNHAFWVPSLAGKVDTNPGIRNTLYLQADEVALFQGKCAELCGASHALMDFKVNAKSPADFDAWAQKMKTPSTVPASAQAGQQLFKDNCMACHAVDVGGLGLGPNLNGFGDRSKVAGVLDHTPENIALWIKNPQDQKPGNKMPAFGKAAGGSLDDAQINQLVQYLQSLK
- the ctaD gene encoding cytochrome c oxidase subunit I, which encodes MAHTHTAKGYSGLMDWITTVDHKKIGILYLLASGFFFLVGGFEAILIRIQLAFPNQHIFVGDTFNQLTTMHGTTMIFFAAMPAIFAFMNAIVPLQIGARDVAFPFVNALGFWLFFVGGILMNTSWFLGGAPDAGWTGYAPLSSIADNAGNFKGTDFYVLGLQIAGIGTLIGGINFLVTIINMRAPGMTYMRMPMFTWTALITSGLILLAFPAITVALVELMFDRIFNGAFFDAPRGGNNVLWEHLFWIFGHPEVYILILPAFGIISEIVPTFSRKRLFGYSSMVFATVLIGFLGFMVWVHHMFTAGLGPVANSIFAIATMAIAVPTGVKVFNWLFTLWGGQIQFSTANMWATAFIPTFVMGGTTGVMLSIPAADFQYHDTYFVVAHFHYVIVGGLVLGLFAGAYYWWPKMFGRMLSETLGKIHFWTFFIGFHLTFFPQHFLGLMGMPRRVFTYQPGFGLEEGNFVSTIGAFLMGIGTIVFFINIIVTARKPADALADPWDGRTLEWAISSPAPEYNFKQTPLVRGLDAFWKEKMAGNKEMTPAEPVGSIHMPSGSILPLVMSLGLFIAGYGFMYHTYWVSGIGIGITFIAMFLRSVYDDHGWHIEPEELEEKGVKV
- a CDS encoding cytochrome (ubi)quinol oxidase subunit III, which gives rise to MSTHTHAANGALPAQPETATLEGKNKVLGFWLFLGAEVVLFGCLFATYIALRNQVPEGPTAQELFDLKTVGWSTFILLTSSLTSVLAIIGMHKQKLGMLLFWLAVTVLFGLSFLGLEIYEFNKYTQEGHKFVTSAFSTSFYTLVGFHGGHVAFGVTWITLLILQGLKKGLTVVTAPKFYVAALYWHFVDLVWVFIFTVVYLMGKVGH
- a CDS encoding cytochrome C oxidase subunit IV family protein, translating into MSTHSDDTAAPSKRQKHESPMNHYLSYIMSILLTMLAFAVVIYGGLDRSFILIFIVSLALVQALIQLLFWMHAKERGHFMPLLFLGAGFFTALTAVFAAVYWMWW
- a CDS encoding cytochrome c oxidase assembly protein, translating into MDPMYQAAGFFDLWNPVLLLLVVVVGFVYSKLANANKESIKGAEPVSLRQRLAFHTGLTLFYIGQGSPINYIGHHYLFSIHMLQQTILYLTVPIFIWTGLPEWMLRPLVKNRSVHALLSFFTKPLVAIFMFNVLLSIYHMPFIMDSLMKHSLWLLGYHLILLITAFLMWFPVFCPLPELNRLSDLRKIAYIFANGVMLTPACALIIFSDTLLYEMYTNVTVPFSHLSPLDDQQLGGVLMKIIQEIVYGSVLAYVFFRWYRRERLKEHDDYPQGYEPQEDMNTPPGNWNRA
- a CDS encoding DUF420 domain-containing protein gives rise to the protein MYLLPTISTLFIVISAIFVGFGWYHILKGNRKTHQRLMVTGAVFALAFFIIYVSRTLFEGNTSFGGPESLKLPYHLFLFFHITLATVGGVLGLITLWLAYKQRFFKHRRFGRVAAVIWLLTAPTGVLVYVLLYILYPGGQTKPVIDAIFGL
- a CDS encoding stalk domain-containing protein, with the protein product MLAGLLVASFSVPAFAAEKLNAGIKIVIDGQDEAYADAPMMQNHQVLLPLRAVVTKLGFQDDNEHIVWNADEKSVTLNRDNTKIYFRVGSQVANVGDKTISLPSASVLSENGKTYVPADFFKQILGKQVTWDISTQSVQITTSNKEKAVAVLKTFDTGDPAAIEKWVNPDKYIQHNLGFANGREALIGAIKRIKGAGRTSDMIRVIEDGDYVLVHHFNSKRALFDIFRFENGKIVEHWDNLQDIAALNPSGHTMVDGATKITDLNKTEANKALVKKFAEDVLIGKNPGAMPSYFDGDNYIQHNPMIGDGLTKQGVISGYDKIHMVIGEGNFVLAVSEANFGGKPSAIYDLFRLENGKIAEHWDIIDSIPPKDQWKNANGKF